The following proteins are encoded in a genomic region of Diadema setosum chromosome 10, eeDiaSeto1, whole genome shotgun sequence:
- the LOC140234371 gene encoding MAM domain-containing glycosylphosphatidylinositol anchor protein 1-like, whose protein sequence is MKSSVSKGNIDCDFEYDTCGWRQSYYDDFDWSRNSGGTWSTNTGPSGDHTTGYGYYMYIETSPRSHGEDARLTSPAQYRYGPQCLTFWYHMYGSTINSLNVYKSASTTPRSNDVLFSLTGASGNAWYEAQFPIDNDTQPFYITMEGVCGSGYQGDIAIDDIVLSQGSCQQGISFIFHIPKI, encoded by the exons ATGaagagttcggtttcaaaag GCAACATTGACTGTGACTTTGAATACGATACCTGTGGCTGGCGGCAGTCATATTATGATGACTTTGACTGGTCTCGTAATAGTGGAGGTACCTGGTCGACCAACACAGGACCTAGCGGGGACCATACAACCGGCT AtggatattacatgtacatcgaGACATCTCCACGTTCTCATGGAGAAGACGCACGCCTAACGAGTCCAGCTCAGTATCGTTACGGACCCCAATGtctgacattttggtatcatatgTACGGTAGCACAATTAATTCACTGAATGTTTACAAGTCAGCATCAACGACACCACGTTCAAATGACGTCTTATTCTCACTGACTGGAGCTAGCGGAAACGCGTGGTATGAAGCACAG TTCCCCATTGACAATGACACCCAACCATTCTACATTACCATGGAAGGTGTATGCGGGAGTGGCTACCAAGGCGACATTGCCATAGATGACATTGTGCTTTCTCAGGGATCCTGTCAACAAGGTATATCGTTTATCTTCCACATACCAAAAATCTAG